Proteins encoded in a region of the Flavobacterium sp. MDT1-60 genome:
- a CDS encoding ligase-associated DNA damage response exonuclease, translated as MKIPLLAFNDNGIYCQQADVYLDPWRPVKNAIITHGHSDHARWGHQNYITHHSNIPIIRHRLGEINVTGKDWNETFVINNVKFSFHPAGHIIGSAQIRVEHKGEVWVFTGDYKTEDDGISVPYEVVKCHTFITECTFGLPAFNWTPQAEVMTDINNWWAENKAEGKTSVLFGYSLGKAQRLLKYLDTDLGTIYTHGAIENMTNVVRPLVDLPPTTLVTYETKKEDLLGNIVLAPPSAHGSVWIRKMTPFVTGSASGWMAFRGARRRRAIDKGFVLSDHCDWFSLLNSIKATGAERVICTHGCTDIFSKYLRELGYDARTEKTQYEGETIEMEKEVETEKEIRE; from the coding sequence ATGAAAATCCCTCTTCTAGCTTTTAATGATAATGGAATTTACTGTCAACAGGCCGATGTTTATCTCGATCCATGGCGGCCGGTAAAAAATGCAATTATTACGCATGGACATTCTGATCACGCGCGTTGGGGACATCAAAATTATATTACTCATCACTCCAATATTCCAATAATCCGACATCGTTTGGGCGAAATAAATGTTACGGGAAAAGACTGGAACGAAACTTTTGTAATTAATAACGTAAAATTCTCTTTTCATCCCGCCGGACATATTATTGGTAGTGCCCAAATTCGGGTTGAACATAAAGGAGAAGTCTGGGTTTTTACAGGAGATTATAAAACAGAAGACGATGGAATTTCTGTTCCTTATGAAGTGGTGAAATGCCACACTTTTATAACCGAATGTACTTTTGGTTTGCCAGCGTTTAACTGGACTCCGCAGGCTGAAGTAATGACAGATATCAATAATTGGTGGGCAGAAAACAAAGCAGAGGGAAAAACTTCTGTTCTTTTTGGATATTCTTTAGGAAAAGCACAACGACTTTTAAAATATTTAGACACAGATCTCGGAACAATTTATACACATGGTGCTATTGAGAATATGACAAATGTTGTCAGGCCTTTAGTGGATCTTCCTCCAACTACTTTAGTGACCTACGAAACCAAAAAAGAAGATTTATTGGGGAATATTGTTCTAGCACCACCAAGTGCGCACGGAAGTGTCTGGATAAGAAAAATGACTCCCTTTGTTACTGGTTCAGCAAGCGGATGGATGGCATTTCGCGGAGCGAGACGCAGACGCGCGATTGACAAAGGTTTTGTTTTGAGCGACCATTGCGATTGGTTTTCTTTGTTGAACAGTATTAAAGCGACGGGCGCCGAAAGAGTAATTTGTACGCACGGCTGTACCGATATTTTTTCTAAATATTTAAGAGAATTGGGTTATGACGCCAGAACGGAGAAAACGCAATACGAAGGTGAAACAATAGAAATGGAAAAGGAAGTTGAAACCGAAAAAGAAATTCGAGAATGA
- the pruA gene encoding L-glutamate gamma-semialdehyde dehydrogenase, producing the protein MLKGFFHVPKAVNEPVKGYAPNSPEKAAVQAAYTTMWNSKIDVPLYIGSEEIKTGNTKTISAPHDHKHIVGTYHLAEKQHIEKAIANALESRKAWANMAWEQRAAIFLKAAELIAGPYRARINAATMIGQSKNIHQAEIDASCELIDFLRYNVEFMTQIYGDQPKSDSTTWNRLEYRPLEGFVYAITPFNFTAIAANLPASAAMMGNVVIWKPSDSQVFSTKIIIEVFKEAGVPDGVINVVFGDALMITDTVLASRDFAGVHFTGSTHVFKDIWAKIGANIHNYKTYPRIVGETGGKDFIIAHPSANVKQVTTGITRGAFEFQGQKCSAASRAYIPQSLWPAVKEQLIADVKSMKMGSPEDFGNFITAVIHEGSFDKLASYIDQAKKDADAEIIVGGNYDKSVGYFIEPTVIVTTNPKYTTMETELFGPVITIYVYEDAKWEETLELVDTTSEYALTGAVFSQDRYAIEVATTKLQNAAGNFYINDKPTGAVVGMQPFGGARASGTNDKAGSALNLLRWASPRTIKETFVTPEDYRYPFLG; encoded by the coding sequence ATGTTAAAAGGATTCTTTCATGTACCAAAAGCGGTAAACGAACCTGTAAAAGGTTACGCACCAAACTCACCAGAAAAAGCAGCTGTTCAGGCAGCTTACACTACAATGTGGAACTCAAAAATTGATGTTCCATTATACATTGGAAGTGAAGAAATCAAAACTGGAAATACAAAAACTATTTCAGCTCCACACGATCACAAACATATTGTTGGGACGTATCATTTAGCTGAAAAACAACATATCGAAAAAGCAATCGCCAATGCACTTGAATCAAGAAAAGCATGGGCAAATATGGCATGGGAACAGCGTGCTGCTATTTTCTTAAAAGCTGCTGAACTTATTGCAGGTCCATACAGAGCTCGTATCAACGCTGCTACTATGATTGGACAATCTAAAAATATTCACCAGGCAGAAATTGATGCTTCTTGTGAATTAATTGACTTTTTACGTTACAACGTAGAATTCATGACCCAAATTTACGGAGATCAGCCAAAATCTGATTCTACAACATGGAATCGTTTAGAATACAGACCTCTTGAAGGTTTTGTTTACGCGATTACTCCTTTTAACTTTACTGCTATCGCTGCAAACCTTCCTGCAAGTGCTGCAATGATGGGGAACGTTGTAATTTGGAAACCAAGTGACAGCCAGGTTTTTTCTACAAAAATCATCATCGAAGTTTTCAAAGAAGCGGGTGTTCCTGATGGCGTTATCAATGTTGTTTTTGGAGATGCTTTAATGATTACTGATACTGTTTTGGCAAGCCGCGATTTCGCTGGTGTTCACTTTACAGGATCAACTCATGTATTTAAAGATATCTGGGCTAAAATTGGTGCAAACATTCACAACTATAAAACATATCCAAGAATCGTTGGAGAAACGGGTGGTAAAGATTTTATCATTGCCCACCCAAGCGCTAACGTAAAACAAGTGACTACAGGTATTACTCGTGGTGCATTTGAATTTCAAGGGCAAAAATGTTCTGCAGCTTCAAGAGCTTATATTCCACAAAGTTTATGGCCAGCTGTAAAAGAACAATTAATTGCTGATGTAAAATCTATGAAAATGGGTTCTCCGGAAGATTTTGGAAACTTCATTACTGCAGTTATCCACGAAGGTTCTTTTGATAAATTAGCCAGTTATATTGATCAGGCTAAAAAAGATGCTGACGCAGAAATTATTGTTGGTGGAAATTACGATAAATCTGTAGGTTACTTTATTGAGCCAACAGTTATTGTAACTACAAACCCAAAATATACTACAATGGAAACCGAATTATTCGGACCAGTTATTACTATTTACGTTTACGAAGATGCAAAATGGGAAGAGACTTTAGAATTAGTTGATACTACTTCTGAGTACGCTTTAACAGGAGCTGTATTTAGCCAGGATCGTTATGCTATTGAAGTAGCGACTACGAAATTGCAAAATGCTGCTGGTAACTTCTACATCAATGATAAACCAACCGGAGCAGTTGTTGGAATGCAGCCTTTTGGTGGAGCAAGAGCTTCAGGAACGAACGATAAAGCAGGTTCTGCATTGAACTTATTACGTTGGGCTTCTCCAAGAACGATCAAAGAAACTTTTGTAACTCCGGAAGATTACAGATATCCGTTTTTAGGATAG
- a CDS encoding CocE/NonD family hydrolase produces the protein MKTILNFAFLILLISNTFSQQTSATKLGDLKSIYNIQDSVMIKTRDGAFISAIVVRKKGVSVPKPVILQYTIYVRDKGRDIKSLKEAADKDYIGVIAYSRGKRFSPAEIFPYENEANDTYDVIDWISKQEWCNGSVGMYGGSYNGFTQWAACKKMHPALKTIVPYVANRPGMGLPMESNVFINPNYEWSFYVGNNKYLDTIAGNDRQRFRKMQFKWWETGVAYKRIDSIDGSANRLFQRWIKHPSFDEYWQKMAPYKKDFEQISIPVLAFDGYYNDSQNSSLYYLRELQKYNPKTPMYLIIGPYDHFGTQIGGKIDLRDYKVDSTAIIDIKKITYQWFDYILKNGTKPEFLKDKINYEVMGANEWRSASSLDKMNNGFLQLYLTDSKSGKYYSLDFKKPVKKAYLFQEVDFSDRQIANNDYYPDPIIRKEIDTINGYIFISEPLKEPLLVNGSFFGEIKASINKKDMDIGVTLYEVTPNGEYFHLSYFIGRSSYARDITKRNLLKPDKIEAIPFSNTHLISKQLSKGSRLLVVINVNKNAFSQLNYGTGKEVSDETIQDAKEPLKVKWYNDSFIKIPIWK, from the coding sequence ATGAAAACAATTTTAAATTTTGCATTTCTTATTTTATTAATATCAAATACATTCTCACAACAAACAAGTGCAACAAAATTAGGAGATTTAAAAAGCATCTATAATATTCAGGATAGTGTGATGATTAAAACACGAGATGGTGCTTTTATATCGGCAATTGTTGTTAGAAAAAAAGGAGTTTCTGTTCCGAAACCTGTAATACTTCAATATACTATTTATGTCAGGGATAAAGGAAGAGATATTAAATCTTTAAAAGAAGCAGCTGATAAAGATTATATTGGGGTTATTGCCTATTCGCGAGGCAAGCGATTTAGTCCTGCTGAAATATTTCCTTATGAAAACGAAGCCAACGATACCTATGATGTCATCGATTGGATTAGCAAACAAGAATGGTGTAATGGAAGTGTAGGAATGTATGGCGGGAGTTATAACGGATTTACCCAATGGGCGGCCTGTAAAAAAATGCACCCTGCGCTTAAAACAATTGTACCATATGTTGCCAACAGACCCGGAATGGGCCTGCCAATGGAAAGTAATGTTTTTATAAATCCCAATTATGAATGGTCTTTTTATGTTGGGAATAACAAGTACCTGGATACAATAGCGGGAAATGATAGACAGCGTTTTAGAAAGATGCAGTTTAAATGGTGGGAAACCGGAGTAGCTTATAAAAGAATAGATAGTATTGACGGTAGTGCGAACAGACTCTTTCAAAGATGGATAAAACATCCTTCATTTGACGAATATTGGCAGAAAATGGCACCTTATAAAAAAGATTTTGAACAAATAAGCATTCCGGTTTTAGCTTTTGATGGTTATTATAATGATTCTCAAAATTCAAGTTTGTATTATTTAAGAGAACTTCAGAAATACAATCCAAAAACTCCAATGTATTTAATTATTGGACCATATGATCATTTTGGTACTCAAATTGGAGGTAAAATTGATTTACGGGATTACAAAGTTGATTCAACAGCAATAATCGACATCAAAAAAATAACGTATCAATGGTTTGATTATATACTGAAAAATGGAACAAAACCAGAATTTCTGAAAGATAAAATTAACTACGAAGTTATGGGAGCAAACGAGTGGCGAAGTGCTTCTTCTCTGGATAAAATGAATAATGGTTTCTTGCAGCTGTATTTAACAGATAGTAAATCAGGAAAATACTATTCTTTAGATTTCAAAAAGCCAGTTAAAAAAGCTTATTTGTTTCAAGAAGTAGATTTTTCAGACAGGCAAATAGCAAATAACGATTATTATCCGGATCCTATTATAAGAAAAGAAATTGATACAATTAACGGGTATATTTTTATAAGTGAACCGTTAAAAGAACCACTCTTAGTAAATGGTTCGTTCTTTGGAGAAATAAAAGCAAGTATCAATAAAAAAGATATGGATATAGGAGTTACACTATATGAAGTAACGCCAAATGGAGAGTATTTTCATTTGTCTTATTTCATTGGTCGCTCCAGTTATGCCAGAGACATCACAAAAAGAAATTTGTTGAAACCAGATAAAATAGAAGCTATTCCTTTTTCAAATACACATTTAATAAGCAAGCAATTGAGTAAAGGAAGTCGTTTGCTTGTGGTTATTAATGTTAATAAGAATGCATTTTCTCAGTTAAATTATGGAACAGGAAAAGAAGTTAGTGATGAAACTATTCAGGACGCAAAAGAACCATTAAAAGTAAAATGGTACAATGATAGTTTTATAAAAATTCCGATTTGGAAATAA
- a CDS encoding LytTR family DNA-binding domain-containing protein, with protein MKKIKVIIVDDERLSREELKRALLVYKDFVLIGEAENADDAKDLIEANKPDLILLDIQMPEKSGFDLLESLDYLPAVLFTTAFNQYAVKAFEVNALDYLMKPIREERFTQAIEKIRNTINLKSCSNNSLTSNRKIFIKDGEKRFFVQLDEIYLIESLENYTRLYFQEKKAFQRRSLRQWEEMLDENIFFRINRTEIVNINYIQEVKKTVGGGLEVKLKTGELLKVSNRQSVKFKNSNEI; from the coding sequence ATGAAAAAGATTAAAGTTATAATAGTAGATGATGAACGATTATCGCGGGAAGAATTGAAAAGGGCTTTATTGGTTTATAAAGATTTTGTGCTAATAGGTGAAGCAGAAAATGCTGATGATGCAAAAGATTTAATTGAAGCAAATAAGCCTGATCTAATTCTTTTAGATATTCAGATGCCTGAGAAATCCGGCTTCGATTTATTAGAATCTTTAGATTATTTACCAGCCGTGTTATTCACTACCGCTTTTAATCAATACGCGGTGAAGGCATTTGAAGTTAATGCTTTAGATTATTTAATGAAACCTATACGGGAAGAACGATTCACACAAGCAATTGAAAAAATAAGAAATACGATAAACTTAAAATCTTGTTCGAATAATTCATTAACAAGCAATCGAAAAATTTTTATTAAAGATGGAGAGAAACGGTTTTTTGTGCAATTGGATGAAATTTATTTAATCGAATCACTTGAAAATTATACCAGACTTTATTTTCAGGAGAAAAAAGCATTTCAAAGACGTTCTCTTCGTCAATGGGAAGAGATGTTGGATGAAAATATTTTTTTCAGAATAAATAGGACCGAAATTGTAAATATAAATTATATACAGGAAGTAAAAAAGACAGTTGGGGGAGGGCTGGAAGTAAAACTAAAGACAGGTGAATTACTAAAAGTTTCAAACCGTCAATCAGTTAAATTCAAAAACAGCAATGAGATTTAG
- a CDS encoding sensor histidine kinase, translating into MKIITKISTYWTIQLIGWITTSLYWGFLAFFGGTFIWKIGIADLILDVTIGIALTHIYRNFALKNRWNKLSLKKLVPRIAISVLVLSLLYMLLIVGKLYLVRLIVLKSSPASFMVFLKSTQLQVFITGTRLMSIWVLAYHLYHYSRLEIETVKENARLSLIMKETQLNNLSAQLNPHFFFNSLNNIKFLILENPDSARRAIDLLSELLRNSLNNNAGRLIPLNEEINLIRDYLELEKIRFEERLQVKIETSVDLLKYLILPLSIQSLVENAIKHGIEKRKSGGFITVKVEMEHNFIKISVQNSGKLSKEIKDSGIGLSNLKERLLLQYNGNAFFEIKEMNDETVLTTILLPAK; encoded by the coding sequence TTGAAAATAATTACAAAAATATCGACATACTGGACAATTCAATTAATCGGTTGGATTACAACTTCCTTGTATTGGGGATTTTTGGCTTTTTTTGGCGGTACTTTTATATGGAAAATTGGCATAGCTGATTTAATACTTGATGTGACGATTGGTATTGCACTGACACATATTTACAGAAACTTCGCTTTAAAAAACCGATGGAATAAATTAAGTTTAAAAAAGTTAGTTCCAAGAATTGCAATTAGTGTTTTGGTACTCTCTTTACTCTACATGCTTTTAATTGTTGGTAAACTTTATCTGGTACGTTTAATTGTTTTAAAAAGCAGTCCTGCATCATTTATGGTATTTTTAAAGTCCACACAATTGCAAGTTTTTATCACTGGTACGAGGTTAATGTCTATTTGGGTATTGGCTTACCATCTGTATCATTATTCAAGACTTGAAATAGAAACGGTAAAAGAAAATGCCCGATTATCACTTATAATGAAAGAAACACAACTGAATAATTTGAGTGCTCAGTTAAATCCGCATTTCTTTTTTAACTCATTAAATAATATAAAATTTTTGATCTTAGAAAATCCAGATTCGGCCAGAAGAGCAATTGATTTATTGTCTGAATTGTTGCGAAATTCGTTAAACAATAATGCTGGAAGATTAATACCCTTAAATGAAGAGATTAATCTCATCAGAGATTATTTGGAATTAGAGAAAATTCGGTTTGAGGAACGTTTGCAGGTAAAAATTGAAACTAGTGTGGACTTATTGAAATACTTAATTCTGCCTTTAAGTATTCAGTCTTTGGTTGAGAATGCCATAAAACATGGAATCGAAAAAAGAAAAAGTGGTGGATTTATTACTGTAAAAGTTGAAATGGAGCACAATTTTATAAAGATCAGTGTTCAAAATTCAGGTAAACTAAGTAAGGAAATAAAAGATTCCGGTATCGGGTTGAGTAACCTGAAAGAACGATTGCTGCTGCAGTATAACGGAAATGCTTTTTTTGAAATTAAAGAGATGAATGATGAAACAGTTTTGACAACAATTTTACTTCCAGCGAAATGA
- a CDS encoding thiol-activated cytolysin family protein: MRNPMKKTAFFLFSASALLISCSNDESKNNPEKTLNDLQQVTFTAKPDKVLSSVKTGTQELNPTTGNNEYVYLTTVEKQTTLSPLSIINEANLDVIYPGSILRGSSFMNATYDPLVLKNAFKPVTLSMSLRGDLSVSANALPNPSEINTVINGLVSKNKNLIDYEAIPTYYEYQSDEITTENSFKKALDAHLNVNVLGGLVKANFGYTQNSGSTNTKSYVMVKVRQRLYSMTINPKYYTDWIDGDISTNNFGTHEPVYVSNVDYGRVAYILIETTKDETYNNMMVKASVGVALKVVNIGLDVSYSEEFKKLFAQNKIKVMIVGGPLALGGKVSDYNSFVEFLKAPTSADLVSSSAPISYKIRRLKDNTEVEVKDMYTSQFKELKAN; this comes from the coding sequence ATGAGAAACCCTATGAAAAAAACAGCATTTTTCCTTTTTTCGGCCAGTGCATTACTTATTTCTTGTAGCAATGACGAAAGCAAAAACAATCCTGAAAAAACTCTTAATGACTTACAGCAAGTTACTTTTACCGCCAAACCGGATAAAGTACTAAGTTCTGTAAAAACAGGAACACAAGAATTAAATCCTACAACAGGAAATAACGAATATGTTTACCTGACCACTGTCGAAAAACAAACCACACTGTCTCCACTTTCTATCATCAATGAGGCTAATCTGGATGTAATTTATCCTGGAAGTATTTTGCGAGGATCTAGTTTTATGAATGCAACTTACGACCCTCTTGTTTTAAAAAATGCTTTTAAGCCTGTTACTTTATCGATGTCTTTAAGAGGGGATCTATCAGTTAGTGCTAATGCTTTACCTAATCCTAGTGAAATAAACACTGTTATAAATGGTTTAGTGAGTAAAAATAAAAATTTAATTGATTACGAAGCTATTCCAACTTACTATGAATATCAAAGTGATGAGATCACAACCGAAAACAGTTTTAAAAAAGCACTTGATGCGCATTTAAATGTTAATGTTTTAGGCGGTTTAGTGAAGGCTAACTTTGGTTACACCCAAAATAGCGGATCAACCAATACAAAATCTTACGTTATGGTAAAAGTGAGACAACGTTTGTACAGCATGACCATTAATCCAAAATACTATACAGATTGGATTGATGGCGATATTAGTACAAACAATTTTGGCACACATGAACCTGTATATGTAAGCAATGTAGATTATGGACGAGTTGCCTATATATTGATTGAAACCACTAAAGATGAAACTTATAATAATATGATGGTAAAAGCATCAGTAGGAGTTGCTCTTAAAGTTGTCAATATTGGCTTAGATGTAAGCTACTCAGAAGAGTTTAAAAAATTATTTGCACAAAATAAAATAAAAGTTATGATCGTGGGAGGCCCATTAGCATTAGGAGGAAAAGTAAGCGATTACAATAGCTTTGTTGAGTTTCTAAAAGCACCTACTTCTGCTGACCTCGTTTCTTCATCTGCTCCTATATCCTACAAGATACGCAGGCTAAAAGATAATACTGAAGTTGAGGTAAAAGACATGTACACTTCACAGTTTAAAGAGTTAAAAGCTAATTAG
- a CDS encoding DUF4476 domain-containing protein, with protein sequence MKKSHFLYFILVSFTAFAQQYYPASGNLNIFSDNPERFYVYLNGELQNSESKTNVRIENLNQRYYNVRIVFENKSLKDIINKHVSVIANDGATFEESTYKIKVDKNKKMKLIYFSSAPIFPNYVPASDVFVIHEQPSNPNIIINNGINININNSKPESRDNHKKSIEKRCPELNSKDFEIAITTIKKESFDDQKLSIAQNIILNNCLRTDQIAQIAKTLSFSQNQMKFVKSAYTSCTDPKNYYLIKDIFSFAVDQQYFMNFINSKN encoded by the coding sequence ATGAAAAAATCACATTTCCTTTATTTTATTCTTGTATCGTTTACTGCATTTGCTCAGCAATATTATCCTGCAAGCGGGAACCTAAATATATTCTCTGATAATCCTGAAAGGTTCTACGTTTATTTAAATGGAGAATTACAAAACAGCGAATCAAAAACTAATGTAAGAATAGAAAATTTGAATCAGCGCTATTATAACGTAAGAATTGTTTTTGAAAATAAAAGCTTAAAAGATATTATAAACAAACATGTTTCTGTCATTGCCAATGACGGAGCTACCTTTGAAGAAAGTACTTATAAAATTAAAGTAGACAAAAACAAAAAAATGAAATTAATTTATTTTTCCAGTGCACCAATATTTCCTAATTATGTACCCGCCTCAGATGTTTTTGTAATTCACGAGCAGCCCTCTAATCCAAATATTATAATTAATAATGGTATAAATATTAATATAAACAACAGTAAACCCGAATCAAGAGATAATCACAAAAAATCAATAGAAAAACGATGTCCCGAATTAAACTCCAAAGATTTTGAAATTGCAATCACAACAATAAAAAAAGAGAGTTTTGATGATCAGAAATTATCCATCGCTCAAAATATTATTTTAAATAATTGTTTAAGAACAGATCAAATTGCACAGATTGCTAAAACATTATCTTTTTCCCAAAATCAGATGAAATTTGTAAAAAGTGCCTACACATCTTGCACTGATCCTAAAAATTACTATTTGATAAAAGATATTTTTTCTTTTGCAGTTGACCAACAATATTTTATGAATTTTATCAACTCGAAAAACTAA
- the rsmG gene encoding 16S rRNA (guanine(527)-N(7))-methyltransferase RsmG, with amino-acid sequence MDEILKYFPDLTELQIEQFQKLDFLYHDWNEKINVISRKDIDALYTKHILHSLGIAKIMKFEPGSTVLDVGTGGGFPGIPLAILFPETRFYLIDVIAKKIKVVQGVVDALELKNVKAEQKRAELVKGDFDFIVSRAVTNMPDFVSWIKDKIKKQHKHTLKNGILYLKGGDLTEELKDFPKATLYDLSEIFKDEFFETKKVVHLPLKFTV; translated from the coding sequence ATGGATGAGATATTGAAATATTTTCCGGATTTGACCGAACTTCAAATCGAACAATTTCAAAAATTAGACTTTTTATACCACGATTGGAATGAAAAAATCAATGTAATTTCAAGAAAAGACATTGATGCCTTATATACAAAACACATATTGCATTCGCTTGGAATTGCAAAAATTATGAAATTCGAACCGGGATCAACCGTTTTGGATGTTGGAACCGGTGGAGGCTTTCCCGGGATTCCGTTAGCGATTCTTTTTCCAGAAACCCGTTTTTATTTGATTGATGTTATTGCAAAGAAAATAAAAGTGGTTCAGGGTGTTGTTGACGCATTAGAATTAAAAAATGTAAAAGCAGAACAAAAACGTGCTGAATTAGTAAAAGGTGATTTCGATTTTATCGTGAGTCGTGCCGTGACCAACATGCCGGATTTTGTTTCGTGGATAAAAGATAAAATTAAAAAACAACACAAGCATACTTTAAAGAACGGAATTCTGTATTTAAAAGGAGGTGATTTGACCGAAGAATTAAAAGATTTTCCGAAAGCGACCTTATACGACTTGTCTGAAATTTTTAAAGATGAGTTTTTTGAAACTAAAAAAGTGGTTCATCTTCCCTTGAAGTTTACTGTGTAA
- a CDS encoding acyl-CoA desaturase: MNNIAPTFAKQDNLKFFRTLNSRVNNYFKENNIQKTGNWKLHLKAVILFAVFLTPYFLILTLNMPFWAQLLLNILMGVGMAGIGMNVMHDGNHGSYSSKSWINKIMGGSIYVLAGNVHNWQVQHNVLHHTYTNIHGHDEDLDAGRIIRFTQNAEWHRFHKFQHYYSFFLYGLLTFNWALTTDFKQMKNYLKRKLSYGAPQSPTKLWTVLVITKIIYVLIWMALPMILGVTWWKVVIGFFVMHYTAGLILSIVFQLAHVVEETSNPVPNEEGEIENTWAIHQLYTTANFAPKNKVINWFTGGLNHQIEHHIFPNISHIHYGKIAEIVKQTAIECNLPYHEFRTMRGAIIAHYKHLKELGMKPELA; the protein is encoded by the coding sequence ATGAATAACATTGCGCCTACATTTGCTAAACAAGACAATCTGAAGTTTTTCAGAACACTTAACTCACGAGTAAACAATTACTTCAAGGAGAATAACATTCAAAAAACCGGAAACTGGAAACTACACTTAAAAGCTGTTATTCTTTTTGCCGTTTTTCTAACGCCGTACTTTTTGATATTAACTCTTAATATGCCTTTTTGGGCACAATTGCTATTAAACATCCTGATGGGAGTTGGAATGGCCGGAATTGGAATGAACGTTATGCATGATGGGAATCATGGATCTTATTCTTCTAAATCCTGGATCAACAAAATTATGGGTGGAAGCATTTACGTTTTAGCCGGAAATGTACACAACTGGCAAGTACAACACAATGTACTTCACCATACTTATACTAATATTCACGGTCACGATGAAGATTTGGATGCGGGAAGAATTATTCGTTTTACACAAAATGCCGAATGGCACCGTTTTCACAAATTTCAACATTATTATTCTTTTTTCTTATATGGACTATTGACTTTTAATTGGGCATTAACAACCGATTTTAAGCAAATGAAAAATTACTTAAAAAGAAAATTATCTTACGGAGCTCCTCAAAGTCCAACTAAATTATGGACTGTTTTAGTAATTACAAAAATAATTTACGTTTTAATCTGGATGGCTTTGCCAATGATTTTGGGCGTAACATGGTGGAAAGTTGTGATTGGATTTTTTGTAATGCACTACACGGCAGGATTAATTTTAAGTATTGTTTTTCAATTGGCACACGTTGTGGAAGAAACTTCAAACCCTGTTCCGAATGAAGAAGGTGAAATAGAAAACACCTGGGCAATTCACCAGCTATACACAACTGCTAACTTTGCGCCAAAAAACAAAGTTATCAATTGGTTTACCGGGGGATTAAATCACCAAATTGAACACCATATTTTTCCAAATATCAGTCATATACATTATGGGAAAATTGCTGAAATTGTAAAACAAACTGCAATCGAATGCAATTTGCCTTATCATGAATTCAGAACCATGAGAGGTGCCATTATTGCGCATTACAAGCACTTAAAAGAACTTGGAATGAAACCTGAACTAGCATAA